One genomic window of Sphingomonas sp. C3-2 includes the following:
- a CDS encoding thiolase family protein, which yields MRNVVIAGYARSPFHLATKGALARVRPDDLAAQVIRGLIERTGVKPQDIEDIVLGCAFPEGEQGLNVARLIGLLADLPLSVGGMTVNRFCGSSMSSVHIAAGQIQLGAGEAFICAGVESMSRVPMQGFNPLPNPALAARSQAYIGMGDTAENLASRYQITRAEQEAFAVSSQQKAAAAQAAGKLDAEIVAIPTKAGTVDKDGTLRPETTAEALAGLKPAFDQNGTVTAGTASPLTDGASAVLVTSEDYARANNLPILARIRSVAISGCAPEIMGIGPVEATRKALARGGVDAGQIDVIELNEAFASQALACIKDLGLDQAKVNIDGGAIAIGHPLGATGARIVGKAAALLKRDGGKYALATQCIGGGQGIATLLEAAE from the coding sequence ATGCGCAACGTGGTAATCGCGGGTTACGCCCGCTCCCCCTTCCACCTGGCGACCAAGGGCGCGCTTGCCCGGGTGCGGCCCGATGATCTTGCCGCGCAGGTCATTCGCGGGCTGATCGAGCGCACCGGCGTCAAGCCGCAAGATATTGAAGACATTGTTCTTGGTTGCGCCTTTCCCGAAGGGGAGCAGGGGCTGAACGTCGCGCGTCTGATCGGGCTTCTGGCCGATCTTCCCCTGTCTGTGGGCGGCATGACGGTGAACCGTTTCTGCGGTTCGTCGATGAGCTCGGTGCACATCGCTGCAGGCCAGATTCAGCTCGGCGCGGGTGAGGCGTTTATCTGCGCCGGCGTCGAATCGATGAGCCGCGTGCCGATGCAGGGTTTCAACCCGCTGCCCAACCCCGCACTCGCGGCCCGCAGCCAGGCCTATATCGGCATGGGCGATACCGCCGAAAACCTCGCCAGCCGCTATCAGATCACCCGCGCCGAACAGGAAGCGTTTGCGGTCTCCAGCCAGCAAAAGGCCGCCGCCGCGCAGGCCGCCGGCAAGCTCGACGCTGAAATCGTCGCGATCCCGACCAAGGCGGGCACGGTCGACAAGGACGGCACGCTCCGCCCCGAAACCACCGCCGAGGCGCTGGCCGGGCTGAAGCCTGCCTTCGACCAGAACGGCACAGTCACCGCCGGCACCGCCTCGCCGCTCACCGACGGGGCAAGCGCGGTCCTCGTCACCAGCGAGGATTATGCGCGCGCCAACAATCTGCCGATCCTCGCGCGCATCCGTTCGGTTGCCATTTCGGGCTGCGCGCCTGAAATCATGGGCATCGGCCCGGTCGAGGCCACCCGCAAGGCGCTGGCGCGCGGCGGGGTCGATGCCGGCCAGATCGATGTGATCGAACTGAACGAAGCCTTCGCCTCGCAGGCGCTGGCCTGCATCAAGGATCTTGGCCTCGATCAGGCGAAGGTGAATATCGATGGCGGCGCGATCGCCATCGGCCATCCGCTGGGCGCCACCGGCGCGCGCATCGTCGGTAAGGCCGCGGCGCTGCTCAAGCGCGACGGCGGAAAATATGCGCTCGCCACCCAGTGCATCGGTGGCGGACAGGGCATCGCCACCCTGCTGGAGGCCGCGGAATGA